The Cryobacterium sp. SO1 genomic sequence CAGATCATGATCGATGAACTCAGGGAGTACTCGACCCACCGAAAGTAGTTGTGATTGCTCAGGAGCCCGGTCTTGTACCGGTTGAAGAACCAGGGACTCGAGATCAGAAAGTGGAAGAAGGCGCTCAGCGCGAGGAAGGCGACCACACCGACACCGATGTTCACCTCGAAGAGCGTGACCCGTTCCGGCGGGATCGGGACTCCGGGCGGGCCGGCCAGGTAGTCCGCGGTGACGGCGAACAGAACCTGCGAACTGAGCATCGTGAGGATCACCGCGAACAGGACGGCCTGAACCAGGTGCAGGCTCCCGGCGACGACGTTGTAGATGCGCAGCCGATCGATCTGCTGGTCCGGTGTGTAATCCCGCTTGGCCATGGGTCAACTCCTTTGCGTCCCGTGGGCGTCACGCGCCCGTGTGGTCATCTTGGCACTTCCCGGGGCATTCGGGGCTGCTGGGCGGCCTGACGCTGAGGCTGGCCATCTCGTCCGGTGTCGCCCAGAGCACGGTCTGACCCGAGGCAAGGGACTTCTGCACGTCGATGATGCGCTGGTTGCTGCTGCCGCGGAACTGCAGACGCAGGTCTTTCAGGGCCTCGTCGAACGGGCCGTCAACGAGCACGTCGACCAAGCCGAGCAGCTCCAGCTTGTCGGGGCTGTCCAGCAGCAGCTCCTCGAAGACGTAACCGGTCCACGACCAGATGTCCCTCTTCGCGCCGAACTCCGCGCGCACCCGGCGGGCCAGCGGCAGGCACACCCCGGTGTTGAGGAACGGTTCGCCGCCGAGCAGGGTGAGCCCCTGCACATACGGCTGCCCCAGGTCGGCGACAATCCGGTCCTCGAGCTCGGCGGTGTACGGGGTGCCGAACCGGAAGTTCCAGGTCGCCCGGTTGAAGCAGCCCTCGCAGGCGAACAGGCATCCGCTCACATAGAGGCTGCAGCGCACCCCCTCACCGTCGACGAACATGAACGGCTTGTAGTCGCCGACGAAGCCCTGGCTGAGCTTGTCGGCGAGCCACTCCCCGGGCTGCGGATGACGCATCCTAGAGCGAGCCGCTCAAGCCGGTGGCGCCGGCCATGTGCTTGACCCTGGAGACGATCTCCTGGTGGCGGCCGTGCACCATCGGGCGGGCCTGCGGGTTGCCGAGGTAGCCGCAGGTGCGCTTGACCACGTCACAGCTGGCCGGGTCATCGTTGCCGCAGTCCGGGCACGCAAAACCGCGCTCGGTGGGGGTGAAGTCGCCGGCGAAGTCGCATTTGTAGCAGCGGTCGATGGGGGTGTTGGTGCCGAGGTACCCCACCCGGTCGTAGGCGTAGTCCCAGACGGCCTCAAGCGCCTTGGGGTTCTGCTGCAGCACCGGGTACTCGCAGTAGTGGATGAAGCCGCCGGAGGAGAACACCGGGTAGTCCTTCTCGAAGTCGAGCTTCTCGAACGGGGTGGGGTTCTTGCGCACGTCGTAGTGGAAGCTGTTGGTGTAGTACTCCTTGTCGGTGATGTTCTCCACCGAGCCGAACTTGGCCTTGTCGAGGCGGGAGAACCGGTCGGTCAGGCTCTCGCTCGGGGTGGAGTAGACGCTGAACTGGTAGCCGTACTCTGCGGTCCACGCCTTGGTGTGCGCGTCGAGGGATTTGAGGATGTCGAGCGTGAACGCCTTGGCCTCGGCGTCGCCCTCCCAGTCGCCGCCGAAGAACGCGGCGGCCACCTCGTAGAGGCCGATGTAGCCCAGCGACACCGTGGAGCGGCCGTCTCTGAAGAGGGTGTCGACCGAGTCGGTGCGGGCCAACTGCCGGCCGAATGCGCCGTAGACGTAGAGGATCGGGGCGTTCGCGGGGGTCGCCTGTTTGCACCGTTCGATGCGGTAGACCAGGGCGTCGCGGGTGATTGCCAGGCGATCCTCGAGGATGCTCCAGAACTTGGCCTGGTCGCCGGCGGCCTCCAGCGCGATGCGCGGCAGGTTCACCGTCACCACACCCAGGTTCATCCGGCCCTCGGAGACGTCGTTGCCGTCGGCGTCTCTCCAGCCCTGCAGGAACGAGCGGCAGCCCATCGGCACCTTGAAGCTGCCGGTGATCTCGACAAGCTTGTCGTAGCTGAGCACATCCGGGTACATCCGCTTGGTCGAGCACTCCAGCGCGAGCCGCTTGATGTCGTAGTTCGGGTCGCCTTCGGCGAGGTTGAGGCCGCGCTTGAGGGTGAAGATCAGCTTGGGGAAGATCGCGGTGCGCTTCTCGCTGCCGAGCCCGTCGATGCGGATCTGCAGGATCGCCCGCTGGATCTCCCGCTCGAACCAGTCGGTGCCCAGGCCGAAGCCGAGCGAGACGAACGGGGTCTGCCCGTTGGAGGTGAACAGGGTGTTGATCTCGTATTCGAGGCTCTGCATCGCGTCGTAGATGTCCTTGCGGGTCTTCTCCTCCGCGTAGGAGTTGTGCTGGGTCTCGTCGGCGATCCACTTCTGGGCGTCGGCGAGGTGTTTGGCGAAGTTGGCCCTGGCGTAGGGGGCCAGGAGTTCGTCGGTGCGGTTGGCGGAGCATCCGCCGTACTGGCTGGATGCCACATTGGCGATGATCTGCGAGATCTGCGCGGTGGCGGTCTGGATGGAGCGGGGCGGCTCCACGTCGGCGTTGCCGATGCGGAAACCGCGACTGAGCATGCCCGTGAAGTCGATCAGGCAGCAGTTGGTCATCGGCGCGTAGGGGCTGTAGTCCAGGTCGTGAAAGTGGATGTCGCCCTTCTGGTGGGCGTTGGACACGTGCGGCGGGAGCATCTTGTGGCCGATGGCCTTGCCCACGGCTCCGGCGGTGAGGTCACGCTGGGTGTTGAAGACGTCGCTGTCTTTGTTGGCGTTCTCATTCACCACGCTCGAGTCGCGGCTGAGCAGGTTGATGATCGAGTGGTTGATGTCGGTGGACTTGCTGCGGGCGAAGTCGCGCTGGGTGCGGTAGCCGATGTACTTCTCGGCGAGGTCGTATTCGTGGTTTTCCAGCAGCGCGTGCTCCACGATGTTCTGCACCTCGTAGATCTTGATGTCGGTGGTGAAGCGGCCCGCTATCTCCCGGTTGACCGCGACGACGATGTCGGCGATCACCCGGTGCACCAGCGGCGTCATGTCGCGGTGGATCTCCACCGCCGCCTTCACCAGGGCCTCGTAAACCTTGGTGTCGTCGAAGTCCACCCGGCGGCCGTCGCGTTTGACGACCCGGATGGTCTTGGGCGCCGGCGCCGGCCTGGTCTGGTCGACGACGACGTCGTGGGTGGCGGGGATCCGGGCCGGGGCGCTGATGGATGAATTCACGCTCTCAGCATAGGGACGGCGCCGTCGCAAAATCACTATATTTGGGTGCCTTTGGTCCCTAGTGCCGCTACATGTAGTGGTTGAGGTCAGCGTGAGGCCTAAATCACGCCACGGGATCAGGCGCCGAATCCGGATGCACATGTGTGCATTTGCCGTGTCTCGGCGTGTTGCCTGGAGTGCGGGACTGTCGTCGGCGGAGGCCGCCCTCCGCCTGCACGAGGTCGGAACGAACTGACGTTCGCCAGGCGCACTCCGTGGTGGCGGATGCTGCTGCGCCAGTTCGCCAGTCCCCTGATCGGGATCTTGCTGATCGTCACGATCGTCACGCTTGTCCAACGACACCACACTGTCGGCCGAGGAAGACGACGAGTACTCCGGTGACGCCGGTCAGCCGATGACGGGCTGCTCCTCGGGATACCTGTAGAGCAGGTTGCGTCGGCGCAGCGCCAACGCTGACGCCAACCCGATCGGACCGATCCGGCCGGCGAACATCAGGGCGGCGAGGATGTACTTCCCCGCCGGCGGCAACTCGGCGCTGAGCCCCACGCTCAACCCGCAGGTGGCGAAGGCTGAGATCACCTCGAAGAGAATGTGATCGAGCGATGCGTCGCTGACCAGCATGAGCAGCCCACTGGCGCCGAGCACCAGCGTTGCCCCGAAGAAGGTCACGCTGATTGCCACCCGCATGGTTTGCTCGGGGATGGTGCGCCCGAAAACCATCAGGTTCTTGTCACCCTTTGCCTCGGCGATGATCGCCAGGAACAGCAGCGCGATAGTGGTGACCTTGATCCCACCCGCGGTTGACGCCGACCCACCGCCGACGAACATCAACGCGTCTGTCGCCAGAAGGGTCGCCGAGGTGGACGCGGCGGGATCGACGAGGGAGAACCCGCCCGAACGCATCATGGTCGAAGCAAAAATGGACTGCATCACCCGCTCCCCCACCGTGAGGTCACCGATCGTCGCGCTGTTGGACCATTCCAGTGCGCCCCACAGTGCAGCGCCGACAACCAACAGGATGCCCGTCGTCGTCAGGGTGAGCTTCGTGTGCAGGTTCCACTTGCGCCAATGGGCCTTGGCGATCATCAGCACCAGGAACACCGGGAACCCGAAACTTCCGACAAGTACCCCGACCATGATGGGCACGAGGATCCACGGGTCGTTCTCGAACCCGGAAAGACCCGTGGCATGAGCGGTAAAGCCGGCATTGTTGAACGACGAGACGGCATAGAAGACGCCGTGCCAGAGGCCGCCGCTCCAGGACTGCTCCACCACTATGAACCGTGGCACCAAGAATACGGCCAGCGCCAGCTCCAGAGTCAGGGTTGTCAGGATCACCACTCGCAGCAGCGATTGCACCTCACCGAGCTTGGTGGTTCCCACCCCTTGGCGCGCGAGGATACGTCCCTTCAATCCGAGCTTTCGGGTCACTGCTCGAGATAGGAGCAAGGCGATCGTGACGATGCCCAAACCACCGATCTGAATGGCCAGCAGGATCACGATCTGGCCGAAGAGCGACCAGTGCTCGGCCGTATTGACCGTTACGAGACCCGTCACCGTCATGGCCGAAACCGCGGTGAAGAGAGTGTCGTGAAACGCCGTAGCCCGACCATCCGCAGCCGCCACCGGAAGGCTGAGCAAGGTCGTGAAAAGCAGCACCACGAAGAGGAACACGATCAGCGCCAGCAACGCTGAGAAATCGTGCACGACCAGATTCGACAACCCGGTCGTCGTGCGCTGCTGCCCTTTCGTCTTCCGCCCGAACGGGCCGCCTGTCACCGCCACGGCCGGCCTCCGTGTTGGGAACAGCTGTGGAACATAATCGCGGGGTCGACAGCGCTCTTCGACATGTCTGGCCACCTCCGATCTCACGGGTTTCGGTCGTGCAACTGTACAGTCCGGGCGCACGGTCGCGGTCGGACCGACCCGGATCGCTAGTGGCCGCCGCCGAGATTGCCCGCCAGCCGGGCGTGGATGTCGGTGCTGGCCTCGTTTAGGCCCACGATCACGGCGCGCTTGCCGTGCCGTTTGTACTTGTTGGTGATCGAATCCAGCGCCGCCACCGTGGAGGCATCCCAGATGTGCGAGGCAGACATATCGATGACCACCCGCTCGGGGTCGTCGGCGTACTCGAACTGGTTCGTCAGGTCGTTGCTCGAGGCGAAGAATAGCGCCCCGGTCACGGTGTACCGGGCGGTGGGCACCGTCTCGTCCAGGTCGAGGGTGCGCTCCACGTTCACCAGGTGCGCCACCCTGCGAGCGAACGCCACCATGGCCACGAGCACACCCACGATCACGCCGATGGCGAGATTGTGGCTGATGACGACCGCCACGACGGTGGAAAGCATGACAGTGGTCTCGCTCTTCGGCATCCGCTTGAGGGTCGCCGGGCGAATGCTGTGCCAGTCGAAGGTGAGCACCGACACGATGATCATCACGGCCACGAGTGCGGCCATGGGGATGATCGCCACGAGATCGCCCAGGGCGACGACGAGGACCAACAGGAAGACGCCGGGGAGGAAGGTGGAGATGCGGGTGCGGGCGCCGGAGGCCTTGACGTTGATCATGGTCTGGCCGATCATGGCGCAGCCGCCCATGCCGCCGAAGATGCCGGAGAGCATGTTGGCCGCTCCCTGGCCCCAGGTCTCTCGGGTCTTGTTGGAGTGGGTGTCGGTGACGTCGTCGACGAGTTTGGCGGTCATCAGTGATTCGAGGATTCCCACCATCGCCATCGCGAACGCGTAGGGCGCGATGATCGAGAGGGTGTCCCAGTTCAGCGGAACGTTCGGGATGAACAGTTCGGGCAGGCTCTTGGGCAGTTCGCCCTGGTCACCCACGGTGGGAACGTTGATCGCGATGGTGACGGTGGCGATGGTGAGCAACACGATGGCCACGAGCGGCGCCGGCACGATCTTGGTGAACCGGGGCATCACGACCATGATGATGATGCCGATGGCCACGAGCGGGTAGACCATGAACGGCACCCCGAGCAGCTGCGGCAGCTGAGCGATGAAGATCAGGATCGCCAACGAGTTGACGAAGCCGACCATGACACTGCGTGGGATGAACCGCATCAGCTTGGCTACGCCGAGTGCTCCGAGGACCACCTGCAGCAGTCCAGCCAGGATGACCGTGGCAATGAAGTAGTCCATGCCGTACTCCCGGGCCACGGGGGCGATCACCAGAGCGATGGCGCCGGTGGCGGCGGTGATCATGGCGGGGCGGCCACCGAGGAACGCGATGGACACGGCCATCACGAACGAGGAGAACAGGCCCACCCGAGGGTCGACGCCGGCGATGATCGAGAACGAGATGGCCTCGGGGATGAGTGCCATCGCCACCACGAGGCCGGCGAGCACCTCCCGGGTGAGGATGCGCGGGGTGCGAAGCGCTGTCAGGACCGAGGGGTCAGCCTTGTAGCGATCGGGGGTGGGCGATTTTTCGATGAGAGCCATGGGGGCCTCCAGCGACAGGGCTCGCTGAGGCGAGCCGGGACGGGATAGGAAGATTGGGGCGCACAGGGTGCACAGCCGTCCGCCAGAGCGGCGAGGATGGAGGGGCTGGTAGTTCTGTCAGCCAACATTTTCAACTCTACCCTAACGTAAGGGTAGGTTTAAGCCAGAGCGAACGAGGGACTCGAGCATGCCAACGGATGACGCACCAGCCACGATGCACATCGGCGAGCTGGCCGACCGTACCGGACTCTCGCTGCGCACAATCCGGCACTACGACGAGGTGGGGCTGCTCAAACCCTCCGGCCGCACCGATGGTGGCTTCCGGCTTTACACCGCGGTGGACCTGGACCGCCTCATCCTCATCCGCCGAATGAAGCCGCTCGGCTTCTCGCTGGAGGAGATGATGGCCTTGCTGAGGACCATCGACACGCTCGATGCCGGGGACGCATCGGGCAGGGACGGCGTGCTCGCCGACCTGGCGTCATTCGTTTCCCAGGCCGAGGAACGTCGGCGGAAGCTGGCCGAGCAGCTCGCCATGGCCGACGAGTTCCTCGACCTCCTGCGCCGGCGCGGCCGCGCCGTGTGATACCCGCCGAACGAGAGGAACCGCCCCATGCCCAACACCACCCCCGCCGTGATCGTCTTCGACGTCAATGAAACGCTCTCGGATCTCTCGGGCCTGAAGGCCCGGTTCGTGCAGGTCGGCGCACCCGCCCATCTGGCCACCGCGTGGTTCGCCGCGGTGCTGCGGGACGGTTTCGCCCTCGCCGTGGCGGGCGGCGCGGCCCCCTTCGCGGTGATCGGCTCCGAGCTTCTCCGCGAGGTGCTGCGCGACATTCCTCTCCAGCGAAGCACCACCGAGGCCGTGGAGCACATCATGGCCGGGTTCGGGCTGCTGGCACTGCACCCCGATGTACCCGAGGGCGTGCGCGCCCTGACCGGCACCGGGATGCGCCTGGTCACGCTGTCGAACGGGTCCGCCGAGGTGGCCAGGTCTCTGCTGGCCGCGGCCGAGCTCGAGAGCCACTTCGAGGCGCTGCTCAGCGTCGAGGAGGCCGGGGCGTGGAAGCCGATGCGGGCCGCGTACGACTACGCGGCAGAGGCGTGCGGCGTGCGGCCGGCCGAGCTGTTGCTCGTGGCGGTGCACCCGTGGGACATCCACGGTGCCGCGGAGGCCGGTCTGGCCACCGCTTGGCTGAACCGCGGCGGCGACACCTACCCGAGCTACTTCACGGCCCCCGACTACACGGTCACCCGCCTGGCGGAGCTGGCCACAGTGCTGGCGGATGCGCCGGACGCGGTTGCAGCATGGGACACCACGACAGACGCTCACGCGGACTCGACCCCGGACGACCCGGCCGACGGTCTCGTCGTGGTGACCGAGAGCGGAACGGGCGGCTACGCCCAGCAGATCACGGTGGGCCCGCACCGGCTCACCGCCGACGAGCCCCGGCCCATCGGCACCGACACCGGGCCGTCCCCGTACGACCTGGTGCTGGCCGGCCTCGGCGCCTGCACATCGATGACCGTGCGTATGTACGCGGAGCGCAAGAAGTGGCCGCTGGAAAAAGTCACCGTGACCCTCCGGCACCACCGGGTGCACGCCAAGGACTGCGCGGACTGTGAGACCGTGGTGGGGCAGATCGACCACATCGAACGGGTTCTCCGGTTCGAGGGAGACCTTGATGAGGAACAGCGTCGGCGGCTGGCCGAGATCGCCGACAAATGCCCCGTGCACCGCACGCTGCACTCGGAGATCGTCGTGCACACCACCGTGCAGGACGCGGCGCCCGCACGACCCTGAGTCGTTACGCGCGGGTGGACTCGAGTCGCCTCACGGTGTCGGTCAGTACCGATGCGACCGTGGGCGTGGCGGCGACGGCGGCGAGACGTTCGGCCAGTCCGAGCGCAGCCCTGACCACCAGCGGATGGTCCAGGCCGTACGTTTCCACGCCACCGAAGACATCTGCAATGAGGTCCTCCGGCGTGGGCCAGTGCAGCAGCACGCGCAGGCGTCCGGCGTCGTCCGTGAGGCCGGTGGCGGCCGGCTCGCGACTGAGCACAGGCACGAGTGCGGTGGCGGCCAGGTCCAGAGCGGTCACGGCCGTGTAGGGGTCGTTGGAGCCGGAGGCCAGTCCGCGCACCGCCACCTCGACCAACTGCTGCACGGCGAACCGCACGTCTTGATGCGGGGTGCGCGCGACCCCGAGGGTGAAGGCCGCGCGCACGGCATCCGCTACCTCGTCGGCGGGGTGGCCAGGTGACACGCGCACGAGGTCCTCGCCGGCAATTCTGTGCACACCCGGCATGGCGACGACATCGATGACGCAGTCGTGGGCCCGGGCGATCTCGCAGAGAGCGGCCAGGTCGATCCTCTCGACGTATCCGTGGGTCGCGGCCGGCACGGCCTGCGCCGTCAGTACGGGCGGTACTGCGGCCTGCACGCTCTGCGCCCCGGGGTGGGCGGGATAGATCAGGTCGACTGCGCGGGTGAGGTCGGCCTGCACCCGACGCTGCAGGGTGGTGATCTGCACCGAGTCGGCGATGTGGTGGATGAAGAACACCAGGACGGCCACATTGAGGATGCCCAACAAGACGGCGATGTTGGTCGAGATAACGGGCACGAAATCGTTGCCGCCGTCTTCGACGGTTCGCACGGAGCGGAGCACCACGAGAGCGTAGAGAAAGGTGGCGGTAAAGGAGGCCAACACGAGTTGGTTCGCTCGGTCGGCGAGAAAGTTACGCACCAGACGCGGCCCGTACGTCGATGACGTCGTGGCCAACACCGAGATGGTGATCGAGAACGATGTCGCGGCCACCGTCAGCATGGAGGTGCCGATGATCTCGAGGATTGCCCGGCCGCCGCTGGCGCTGAGCACGTCGAGGAAGAGAACCCGACCGTCCCCGTCCGCCAGCAAGATCCTGTCGAGGGCCACGAGGGCTTCGGCCAGCACGATCGCGGCGAGGCCGAGCACACCCGGCAGAAACCAGAAGGACTCCCGGCTGCGGAGCAAGAAGGAGCGCATCAGGGTCACGACTTTCTGTGCGGACGAATGAGGTCCGTTCAGGTTAGCCGAGCCCCCTGGCCGTCGCCGGGCTCAGTGCACGCGAACGGCCTCGTTGTGCTCCACGAGGTGCCAGGTGGCGCCCTCGTCGTCACTCACCCAGCCTTCCCAGGTGTAGCCGTCCTCGGTGATCGAGGTGAAGTTCCAGCGCACCGGGCGGCCGTCGGTGCCGGTGCCGTCCTGGCGCAGGCCGTTGCGGTACGGGGTGGCGACCAGGTGGCAGTATTCCCCGAGCGTGGGGGCGAAGTAGCTCACCCGCCAGGCGCCGGCCAGCTGGTCGTAGACGCGCACGGCCGTGGCCACGGTCTCGAAGCCCGACGGATGCGTGTCGCTGGCCACGACCTCCACGTCCTGCACCGCGCGCCCATCGAGGATGAACTGCACGATCCAGGTGAAGTCGCGTTCGGTCCACTCGCCCGTGGCCTCGTCGAGCCGGCTGCCGTGCGCGGCCCAGGTGCCCACAAGCTGGCCGAATCGGCGCATGCGTCCGGGGTACTCCGGGGTGGGACCGTCGGCGATCAGCGCCTCGGCAAAGCGGGACTCTGAGTCGGTCATGCCCCCGATTTTACTGCCCCCACGTAAACGCCACGTTCCACATCCCGCGAACTGTGACTTAAGCACCTAAAAACGCGCCCCAAATGGGCTTTTCTCTCAGTTCGCGAGGGGTTTAGGCGCCGAGGCTGCCGGCATCCGTTGCGGTCGTGTCGGTGCGGTGGAAGTTCAGGTGCGAGCGGGAGGCGGTGGGGCCGCGCTGGCCCTGGTAGCGGGAGCTGTAGGCGGCGGAGCCGTAGGGGTTCTCGGCCGAGGAGCTGAGCTGGAAGAAGCACAGCTGGCCGATCTTCATGCCCGGCCAGAGCTTGATCGGCAGGGTGGCGACGTTGCTCAGCTCCAGGGTGACGTGCCCGGTGAAGCCGGGGTCGATGAACCCGGCGGTGGAGTGGGTGAGCAGGCCCAGCCGGCCCAGCGAGCTCTTGCCCTCGAGCCGGGCGGCCACGTCATCGGGCAGGGTGACGGCCTCGAAGGTGGCGCCGAGCACGAATTCGCCCGGGTGCAGGATGAAGGGTTCGTCGCCCTTGGCCTCGATCAGCCGGGTGAGTTCGG encodes the following:
- the nrdG gene encoding anaerobic ribonucleoside-triphosphate reductase activating protein, with product MRHPQPGEWLADKLSQGFVGDYKPFMFVDGEGVRCSLYVSGCLFACEGCFNRATWNFRFGTPYTAELEDRIVADLGQPYVQGLTLLGGEPFLNTGVCLPLARRVRAEFGAKRDIWSWTGYVFEELLLDSPDKLELLGLVDVLVDGPFDEALKDLRLQFRGSSNQRIIDVQKSLASGQTVLWATPDEMASLSVRPPSSPECPGKCQDDHTGA
- the nrdD gene encoding anaerobic ribonucleoside-triphosphate reductase, translated to MNSSISAPARIPATHDVVVDQTRPAPAPKTIRVVKRDGRRVDFDDTKVYEALVKAAVEIHRDMTPLVHRVIADIVVAVNREIAGRFTTDIKIYEVQNIVEHALLENHEYDLAEKYIGYRTQRDFARSKSTDINHSIINLLSRDSSVVNENANKDSDVFNTQRDLTAGAVGKAIGHKMLPPHVSNAHQKGDIHFHDLDYSPYAPMTNCCLIDFTGMLSRGFRIGNADVEPPRSIQTATAQISQIIANVASSQYGGCSANRTDELLAPYARANFAKHLADAQKWIADETQHNSYAEEKTRKDIYDAMQSLEYEINTLFTSNGQTPFVSLGFGLGTDWFEREIQRAILQIRIDGLGSEKRTAIFPKLIFTLKRGLNLAEGDPNYDIKRLALECSTKRMYPDVLSYDKLVEITGSFKVPMGCRSFLQGWRDADGNDVSEGRMNLGVVTVNLPRIALEAAGDQAKFWSILEDRLAITRDALVYRIERCKQATPANAPILYVYGAFGRQLARTDSVDTLFRDGRSTVSLGYIGLYEVAAAFFGGDWEGDAEAKAFTLDILKSLDAHTKAWTAEYGYQFSVYSTPSESLTDRFSRLDKAKFGSVENITDKEYYTNSFHYDVRKNPTPFEKLDFEKDYPVFSSGGFIHYCEYPVLQQNPKALEAVWDYAYDRVGYLGTNTPIDRCYKCDFAGDFTPTERGFACPDCGNDDPASCDVVKRTCGYLGNPQARPMVHGRHQEIVSRVKHMAGATGLSGSL
- a CDS encoding TrkH family potassium uptake protein, producing MHDFSALLALIVFLFVVLLFTTLLSLPVAAADGRATAFHDTLFTAVSAMTVTGLVTVNTAEHWSLFGQIVILLAIQIGGLGIVTIALLLSRAVTRKLGLKGRILARQGVGTTKLGEVQSLLRVVILTTLTLELALAVFLVPRFIVVEQSWSGGLWHGVFYAVSSFNNAGFTAHATGLSGFENDPWILVPIMVGVLVGSFGFPVFLVLMIAKAHWRKWNLHTKLTLTTTGILLVVGAALWGALEWSNSATIGDLTVGERVMQSIFASTMMRSGGFSLVDPAASTSATLLATDALMFVGGGSASTAGGIKVTTIALLFLAIIAEAKGDKNLMVFGRTIPEQTMRVAISVTFFGATLVLGASGLLMLVSDASLDHILFEVISAFATCGLSVGLSAELPPAGKYILAALMFAGRIGPIGLASALALRRRNLLYRYPEEQPVIG
- a CDS encoding SulP family inorganic anion transporter, whose amino-acid sequence is MALIEKSPTPDRYKADPSVLTALRTPRILTREVLAGLVVAMALIPEAISFSIIAGVDPRVGLFSSFVMAVSIAFLGGRPAMITAATGAIALVIAPVAREYGMDYFIATVILAGLLQVVLGALGVAKLMRFIPRSVMVGFVNSLAILIFIAQLPQLLGVPFMVYPLVAIGIIIMVVMPRFTKIVPAPLVAIVLLTIATVTIAINVPTVGDQGELPKSLPELFIPNVPLNWDTLSIIAPYAFAMAMVGILESLMTAKLVDDVTDTHSNKTRETWGQGAANMLSGIFGGMGGCAMIGQTMINVKASGARTRISTFLPGVFLLVLVVALGDLVAIIPMAALVAVMIIVSVLTFDWHSIRPATLKRMPKSETTVMLSTVVAVVISHNLAIGVIVGVLVAMVAFARRVAHLVNVERTLDLDETVPTARYTVTGALFFASSNDLTNQFEYADDPERVVIDMSASHIWDASTVAALDSITNKYKRHGKRAVIVGLNEASTDIHARLAGNLGGGH
- a CDS encoding MerR family transcriptional regulator, encoding MPTDDAPATMHIGELADRTGLSLRTIRHYDEVGLLKPSGRTDGGFRLYTAVDLDRLILIRRMKPLGFSLEEMMALLRTIDTLDAGDASGRDGVLADLASFVSQAEERRRKLAEQLAMADEFLDLLRRRGRAV
- a CDS encoding haloacid dehalogenase type II — its product is MPNTTPAVIVFDVNETLSDLSGLKARFVQVGAPAHLATAWFAAVLRDGFALAVAGGAAPFAVIGSELLREVLRDIPLQRSTTEAVEHIMAGFGLLALHPDVPEGVRALTGTGMRLVTLSNGSAEVARSLLAAAELESHFEALLSVEEAGAWKPMRAAYDYAAEACGVRPAELLLVAVHPWDIHGAAEAGLATAWLNRGGDTYPSYFTAPDYTVTRLAELATVLADAPDAVAAWDTTTDAHADSTPDDPADGLVVVTESGTGGYAQQITVGPHRLTADEPRPIGTDTGPSPYDLVLAGLGACTSMTVRMYAERKKWPLEKVTVTLRHHRVHAKDCADCETVVGQIDHIERVLRFEGDLDEEQRRRLAEIADKCPVHRTLHSEIVVHTTVQDAAPARP
- a CDS encoding DUF2254 domain-containing protein, coding for MRSFLLRSRESFWFLPGVLGLAAIVLAEALVALDRILLADGDGRVLFLDVLSASGGRAILEIIGTSMLTVAATSFSITISVLATTSSTYGPRLVRNFLADRANQLVLASFTATFLYALVVLRSVRTVEDGGNDFVPVISTNIAVLLGILNVAVLVFFIHHIADSVQITTLQRRVQADLTRAVDLIYPAHPGAQSVQAAVPPVLTAQAVPAATHGYVERIDLAALCEIARAHDCVIDVVAMPGVHRIAGEDLVRVSPGHPADEVADAVRAAFTLGVARTPHQDVRFAVQQLVEVAVRGLASGSNDPYTAVTALDLAATALVPVLSREPAATGLTDDAGRLRVLLHWPTPEDLIADVFGGVETYGLDHPLVVRAALGLAERLAAVAATPTVASVLTDTVRRLESTRA
- the dcd gene encoding dCTP deaminase translates to MLLSDRDIKAQIDAERIALTPYDPEMIQPSSIDVRLDRFFRLFDNHKYPFIDPAEDQPELTRLIEAKGDEPFILHPGEFVLGATFEAVTLPDDVAARLEGKSSLGRLGLLTHSTAGFIDPGFTGHVTLELSNVATLPIKLWPGMKIGQLCFFQLSSSAENPYGSAAYSSRYQGQRGPTASRSHLNFHRTDTTATDAGSLGA